From a single Bacillus gobiensis genomic region:
- the purR gene encoding pur operon repressor, which yields MKFRRSGRLVDLTNYMLTHPHVLVPLTFFSERYESAKSSISEDLAIIKQTFEQQGIGTLLTVPGAAGGVKYIPRISADEAKRYVHKLGESLANAERVLPGGYLYFTDILGKPSILSTAGKIFASAFSAREIDVVMTVATKGIPLAYAVASYLDVPVVIVRKDNKVTEGSTVSINYASGSSNRIQTMSLAKRSLKTGSKVLIIDDFMKAGGTINGMINLLDEFNATVAGIGVLVEAEEVNERLVDEYMSLLTLSAINLKEKAVEIRDGNYMSFL from the coding sequence ATGAAATTTCGTCGGAGTGGAAGGTTGGTGGACTTAACGAATTATATGTTAACCCACCCGCACGTGCTAGTGCCTTTAACCTTCTTTTCAGAACGGTATGAATCAGCCAAATCATCCATCAGTGAAGACTTGGCGATTATCAAACAGACATTTGAACAGCAGGGAATCGGAACCCTCCTCACAGTCCCTGGAGCAGCCGGGGGAGTGAAGTACATTCCGAGAATCAGTGCGGATGAAGCAAAAAGGTATGTACATAAGCTGGGAGAGTCTCTGGCTAATGCTGAACGGGTGCTGCCTGGAGGCTATCTCTACTTTACAGATATATTAGGTAAACCTTCTATCCTGTCAACTGCGGGGAAAATCTTCGCATCCGCTTTTTCCGCCAGAGAAATCGATGTCGTAATGACAGTGGCAACGAAAGGAATCCCGTTGGCTTACGCTGTTGCCAGCTATCTCGATGTGCCGGTTGTCATTGTGAGAAAGGACAATAAAGTGACGGAAGGATCGACTGTAAGCATTAATTATGCGTCCGGCTCTTCGAATCGGATTCAGACCATGTCACTGGCAAAAAGAAGCCTGAAAACCGGATCGAAAGTCTTGATTATTGATGATTTCATGAAAGCCGGGGGAACAATCAACGGGATGATTAATTTGCTGGATGAGTTCAATGCGACTGTTGCAGGAATTGGAGTGCTAGTGGAAGCGGAGGAAGTAAACGAGAGACTGGTCGATGAATATATGTCCCTGCTTACCCTTTCCGCTATCAACCTAAAAGAAAAAGCGGTTGAAATCCGCGATGGAAACTATATGAGTTTTCTATAA
- the ridA gene encoding 2-iminobutanoate/2-iminopropanoate deaminase gives MTKVVQTKNAPAAIGPYSQGIIVNNMFYSSGQIPLTAEGELINGDIKEQTHQVFKNLKAVLKEAGASLNTVVKATVFIADMNQFGDVNEVYGEYFSEHRPARSCVEVARLPKDVLVEIEVIALVK, from the coding sequence ATGACTAAAGTAGTTCAAACAAAAAACGCGCCTGCGGCAATCGGGCCTTACTCACAAGGAATCATTGTAAACAATATGTTTTACAGCTCCGGACAGATTCCATTGACGGCAGAAGGAGAATTGATTAACGGAGATATAAAGGAACAAACGCATCAAGTCTTTAAAAATTTAAAGGCTGTCCTTAAAGAGGCCGGCGCTTCTTTGAATACTGTTGTCAAAGCTACGGTTTTTATTGCAGATATGAATCAATTTGGAGATGTAAATGAAGTATACGGAGAATATTTTTCTGAGCATCGTCCTGCCAGATCATGTGTCGAAGTGGCACGGCTGCCAAAAGACGTTTTAGTTGAAATTGAAGTCATTGCGCTTGTAAAGTAA
- the spoVG gene encoding septation regulator SpoVG — protein sequence MEVTDVRLRRVNTDGRMRAIASITLDHEFVVHDIRVIDGNNGLFVAMPSKRTPDGEFRDIAHPINSSTRGKIQEAVLNEYHRLGEEEIEYEEAGAS from the coding sequence ATGGAGGTTACAGACGTGAGATTACGCCGCGTGAATACCGATGGCCGAATGAGAGCGATCGCATCCATTACGCTTGATCATGAATTTGTCGTCCATGATATCCGAGTGATTGATGGAAACAACGGCTTGTTCGTTGCTATGCCAAGCAAACGTACACCAGACGGAGAATTTCGTGATATTGCCCATCCCATCAATTCTAGTACCCGTGGAAAAATCCAAGAAGCTGTGTTGAATGAATACCATCGACTAGGCGAGGAAGAAATCGAATATGAAGAAGCTGGGGCTTCTTAA
- the glmU gene encoding bifunctional UDP-N-acetylglucosamine diphosphorylase/glucosamine-1-phosphate N-acetyltransferase GlmU, which produces MDKRFAVVLAAGQGTRMKSKLYKVLHPVCGKPMVEHVADEALKLSLSKLVTIVGHGAEEVRKQLGSKSEYALQNEQLGTAHAVKQAKEHLANEQGTTIVICGDTPLITAETMEALLLEHKKQDAKATVLTALAEDPAGYGRIIRGAKGEVSKIVEHKDATPEERLVQEVNTGTYCFDNEALFQALEQVSNDNVQGEYYLPDVIEILKNAGSSVAAYQTENFKETLGVNDRVALSMAEEYMRQRINKRHMQNGVSLIDPNNTYISPEAVIGRDTVIYPGTILKGKVAIGEDCLVGPNSELENCKVGDRSVIKQSVVSSSEVGNDVSIGPFAHIRPDSTIGNDVKIGNFVEIKKTQFGDRSKASHLSYVGDAEVGTDVNLGCGSITVNYDGKNKFLTKIEDGVFIGCNSNLVAPVTIQKGAYVAAGSTITETVPEDSLSIARARQVNKEDYVKKMRKK; this is translated from the coding sequence ATGGATAAGCGCTTTGCAGTTGTTTTAGCGGCAGGTCAAGGGACAAGAATGAAATCGAAGTTGTATAAAGTACTGCATCCTGTGTGCGGAAAGCCTATGGTTGAGCATGTTGCAGATGAAGCTCTTAAGCTATCATTGTCAAAGCTTGTGACGATTGTCGGACATGGCGCAGAGGAAGTACGGAAGCAGCTCGGTTCAAAAAGCGAATATGCTCTGCAAAATGAGCAGTTAGGCACAGCACATGCCGTTAAACAGGCTAAGGAGCATCTTGCCAATGAACAAGGCACAACCATAGTGATTTGCGGAGATACACCGCTGATTACGGCGGAAACGATGGAAGCTCTCTTACTTGAACATAAAAAACAAGATGCAAAAGCAACTGTGCTAACCGCATTAGCGGAAGATCCTGCAGGATACGGTAGAATTATCCGCGGGGCAAAAGGTGAAGTTAGCAAAATTGTTGAACATAAAGATGCTACACCGGAGGAACGCCTTGTACAAGAAGTAAATACAGGCACCTACTGTTTTGATAACGAAGCTTTATTTCAAGCCTTGGAGCAGGTTTCTAATGACAATGTACAAGGGGAATATTATCTCCCTGACGTCATTGAAATTCTAAAAAATGCAGGCTCATCCGTTGCAGCTTACCAAACTGAGAATTTTAAGGAGACTCTTGGTGTTAATGATAGAGTTGCTCTATCGATGGCTGAGGAATACATGCGTCAGAGGATCAATAAGCGGCATATGCAAAACGGTGTCAGCCTGATTGATCCTAACAACACGTACATTTCTCCGGAAGCTGTCATAGGGCGGGATACAGTGATCTATCCAGGAACGATTCTTAAAGGAAAGGTTGCCATTGGCGAGGATTGCCTGGTCGGTCCAAACAGTGAACTTGAAAATTGTAAAGTCGGAGACCGTTCAGTCATCAAACAGTCAGTCGTCAGCAGCAGTGAGGTAGGAAACGATGTATCGATTGGGCCGTTCGCTCATATTCGCCCAGATTCTACAATTGGAAACGACGTGAAGATTGGCAATTTTGTAGAAATCAAAAAAACACAGTTTGGCGACCGCAGCAAAGCATCCCATCTCAGTTATGTCGGTGACGCAGAGGTAGGAACAGATGTCAACCTGGGCTGTGGCTCGATTACGGTCAATTATGATGGTAAAAACAAGTTTTTAACAAAGATTGAAGACGGCGTATTTATCGGCTGCAATTCTAATTTGGTTGCGCCGGTAACCATACAAAAAGGTGCATATGTTGCAGCAGGCTCAACGATTACAGAAACCGTTCCTGAGGATTCATTATCTATAGCCAGAGCAAGACAAGTCAATAAAGAAGATTATGTCAAAAAAATGAGAAAAAAATAA